From a region of the Sesamum indicum cultivar Zhongzhi No. 13 linkage group LG3, S_indicum_v1.0, whole genome shotgun sequence genome:
- the LOC105156973 gene encoding uncharacterized GPI-anchored protein At3g06035-like, producing MASLQKLLLLSLLFHSLLIIKCDDDEDNLLQGINQYRSSLNLTALTKNDRAECLADEIAEQFKNQPCTNTTGSNTVPGTEPQYSDYPKLLAKCHLNVTTTRDGQIMPACVPNLDSGLVLSNFTKSQYSGYLNGTQYTGIGIGSEDNWIVVVLTTSTPEGNYSPGTNSDNGAASLTTISHIVFLFISFLLLL from the exons ATGGCGTCTCTCCAGAAACTCCTTCTCCTCTCTCTACTCTTCCACTCCCTTCTCATCATCAAATGCGATG ATGACGAAGACAACCTTCTTCAGGGAATTAACCAGTACAGATCATCCTTGAACTTGACAGCCCTAACCAAGAATGACAGAGCAGAATGCCTTGCTGATGAAATAGCAGAGCAGTTCAAGAACCAACCTTGTACCAACACAACAGGTTCCAACACCGTACCAGGCACTGAACCCCAGTACTCCGACTATCCCAAACTTCTAGCAAAATGCCATTTGAATGTTACCACCACGAGAGACGGGCAAATAATGCCCGCTTGTGTTCCCAACCTGGATTCAGGTCTTGTTCTTTCCAATTTCACAAAGTCACAGTACTCAGGCTACCTAAACGGCACCCAGTACACTGGCATTGGGATTGGATCTGAAGATAACTGGATAGTTGTTGTCTTGACTACAAGCACACCTGAAGGAAATTACTCGCCCGGCACTAACTCAGACAATGGGGCAGCCAGCCTTACCACCATCAGCCATATCGTGTTTTTATTCATCAGTTTTTTGCTGTTATTATGA
- the LOC105156972 gene encoding peroxisomal adenine nucleotide carrier 1-like: MESLVEATSGAVGSLVSTTILYPLDTCKTKYQAENRAHHHKKYRNISDVLWEAISTRQVLSLYQGLGTKNFQSFISQFIYFYGYSFLKRLYLRESGAKSIGTRANLIIAAAAGACTVIVTQPLDTASSKMQTSDFGKSKGLQKSLSESTWSELFDGLGISLLLTANPSIQYTAFDQLKQRMLKKKNRENSGDVTAPEALSAFSAFVLGAVSKCIATCVTYPAIRCKVVIQSAESDENNNDNARLRSRKTVSGALYAIWEKEGLLGFFKGLQAQILKTVLSSALLLMIKEKITKSTWILMLALRRFMFVTRTRLKSS; encoded by the exons ATGGAATCTTTAGTGGAGGCGACTTCCGGTGCGGTGGGTTCACTGGTGAGCACCACCATTCTGTATCCACTTGATACTTGCAAGACTAAGTATCAAGCTGAGAATCGAGCccatcatcataaaaaatacag GAACATTTCAGATGTCCTGTGGGAAGCAATATCCACACGTCAAGTGTTGTCTTTGTACCAGGGACTGGGAACAAAGAACTTCCAGTCTTTCATTTCACAATTTATCTATTTCTACGGATACAGCTTTCTGAAGAGACTTTACTTGAGGGAAAGCGGAGCTAAATCTATAGGAACAAGAGCCAACTTGATCATAGCAGCTGCTGCTGGTGCATGCACAGTCATAGTTACACAG CCGCTGGATACAGCATCTTCAAAGATGCAAACAAGTGACTTTGGGAAATCCAAGGGGCTCCAGAAATCTCTCTCAGAGAGCACCTGGAGCGAGTTATTTGATGGTCTCGGCATCTCTCTTCTTCTAACGGCAAATCCTTCCATTCAG TATACCGCTTTTGATCAGTTAAAGCAGAGAAtgctgaagaagaagaataggGAAAACAGTGGTGATGTAACAGCTCCGGAAGCCCTCTCTGCATTTTCTGCTTTTGTGTTGGGGGCCGTCTCAAAATGCATTGCTACCTGTGTAACATATCCAGCTATAAG GTGTAAAGTGGTGATTCAGTCAGCTGAGTCTGATGAAAATAACAACGACAATGCTCGATTAAGATCCCGTAAAACAGTGTCCGGGGCACTCTATGCAATTTGGGAAAAAGAAGGTTTACTAGGTTTCTTCAAAGGTCTACAGGCCCAAATCCTCAAGACTGTCCTAAGTTCAGCATTGCTTTTAATGATAAAGGAGAAGATCACAAAGTCTACATGGATCCTAATGCTTGCACTAAGAAGGTTTATGTTTGTAACCAGAACCCGGTTAAAGAGCTCTTGA
- the LOC105156974 gene encoding mitogen-activated protein kinase kinase kinase NPK1, whose product MQDFIGSVRRSLVFKPSGEEPAGFGGFVEKIGSSIRKSRIGLFAKPPVHALPPIVTPQRNPVKAARMMEEEEPLPPMEEADVGEEAGVVADRNDLMPASKAGREEESKKKKEVSLPPPIRWRKGELIGCGAFGRVYMGMNLDSGELLAVKEVAISANSASKKTQEYIRELEKEVNLLKNLSHPNIVRYLGTAREEDSLNILLEFVPGGSISSLLGKFGSFPESVIRMYTKQLLIGLEYLHKNKIMHRDIKGANILVDNKACIKLADFGASKKVEALATVTGAKSMKGTPYWMAPEVIVQSGHSYSADIWSVGCTVIEMATGKAPWSQQYQEVAALFYVGTTKSHPPIPEHLSAEAKDFLLKCLQKEPDLRPTASELLKHPFVTGECRQSYVMLRSSLVRDGSGKRMADIGVDIKKSMNLEAKRSCNGLKDVVDFGGPRCSTIHPERLSERGSLWQPVNFDDDICRIDDDDLVLGASMKFMPTAVSSDCNQSFNPMCEPNDHWPCKFDESPELNKSGTVSLLNQTIDSGDRSFASAEVDCGFTFPRGQSGSEDDDEVTESKIRAFLDEKAFELKKLQTPLYEFYNSLNVAGPPSPVGTGNKENASNNCNLPPKSRSPTRVGNRRFSAAIDVEYSSSPQSCSRRVSNIGNVNHQASQDVKELLLDSQREPLTPSSRFSEIQKKWKEELDEELERTRELMRLAGASAAKTSSPKDRMLNRHRDRLRFASPGK is encoded by the exons ATGCAAGACTTCATAGGGTCCGTCAGGCGATCCCTGGTTTTCAAGCCCTCGGGAGAAGAACCTGCCGGGTTTGGTGGATTCGTGGAGAAAATCGGGTCGAGCATCCGTAAATCGCGAATCGGACTCTTTGCGAAGCCGCCGGTTCACGCACTGCCTCCAATTGTGACGCCGCAAAGAAATCCGGTGAAGGCGGCGCGGAtgatggaggaggaggagccGCTGCCTCCAATGGAAGAAGCCGACGTGGGAGAGGAGGCGGGTGTGGTTGCAGATAGGAATGACTTAATGCCGGCGTCAAAAGCAGGGAGAGAAGAAGaatccaagaagaagaaggaggtTTCACTGCCGCCGCCAATCCGGTGGAGGAAGGGGGAGTTGATTGGGTGCGGCGCCTTTGGGAGGGTTTACATGGGGATGAATCTTGATTCGGGTGAATTGCTGGCTGTCAAAGAG GTTGCAATTTCTGCCAACAGTGCTTCGAAGAAAACACAA GAGTATATCAGGGAGCTTGAGAAAGAAGTGAATCTATTGAAAAATCTCTCTCATCCAAATATTGTG AGATACTTGGGAACTGCAAGAGAAGAGGATTCATTGAATATATTGCTGGAATTTGTCCCAGGAGGATCCATCTCATCTCTCTTGGGAAAATTTGGGTCTTTTCCAGAATCT GTAATTAGAATGTACACAAAACAATTGTTGATTGGGCTGGAATACCTGCacaagaacaaaattatgCACAGGGACATCAAg GGAGCAAATATTCTTGTCGACAATAAGGCATGCATTAAACTTGCTGATTTTGGAGCATCCAAAAAAGTTGAGGCATTG GCTACTGTTACTGGTGCTAAGTCAATGAAGGGTACTCCATATTGGATGGCTCCTGAAGTTATTGTTCAGAGTGGACATAGCTA CTCTGCGGATATATGGAGTGTTGGATGCACTGTTATTGAAATGGCTACTGGAAAGGCTCCTTGGAGTCAGCAATATCAGGAG GTTGCTGCTCTCTTTTATGTTGGGACAACTAAATCTCATCCACCGATACCAGAGCATCTTTCTGCTGAAGCAAAGGactttttgttgaaatgtCTACAGAA GGAGCCTGACCTGAGGCCCACAGCATCTGAGTTGTTAAAG CATCCATTTGTTACTGGAGAATGTCGGCAATCCTATGTCATGCTTCGCTCTTCGCTTGTG AGGGACGGTTCTGGAAAGCGGATGGCAGATATTGGGGTTGATATCAAGAAGTC aatgaacctagaGGCGAAGCGGTCGTGCAATGGTCTGAAGGATGTTGTTGATTTTGGTGGTCCCAGATGCTCGACTATTCATCCTGAGCGACTCTCAGAAAGAGGATCGCTTTGGCAACCTGTCAATTTTGATGATGACATATGTCgaattgatgatgatgatcttgTGCTTGGTGCATCTATGAAATTCATGCCAACTGCTGTTTCTAGTGATTGTAATCAG AGTTTTAATCCTATGTGTGAACCTAATGATCATTGGCCATGCAAGTTTGATGAAAGTCCAGAGTTAAATAAAAGTGGAACAGTGTCGCTTCTGAACCAAACTATTGATTCTGGAGATAGGTCTTTTGCTTCTGCTGAGGTTGATTGTGGATTCACGTTTCCAAGAGGGCAGTCAGGATCagaggatgatgatgaagtAACTGAATCAAAGATTAGAGCATTTCTTGATGAAAAg GCTTTCGAACTGAAGAAGCTGCAAACACCTCTATATGAATTCTACAATTCTTTGAATGTTGCTGGGCCCCCAAGTCCTGTTGGGACTGGGAACAAGGAAAATGCTTCAAATAATTGCAACTTACCCCCTAAAAGTAGGTCGCCCACTAGGGTGGGTAACAGAAGATTTTCTGCTGCGATTGATGTTGAGTACAGCTCAAGTCCCCAGAGTTGTTCAAGACGTGTATCAAATATTGGCAATGTAAACCATCAAGCTTCTCAGGATGTTAAAGAGCTGCTTCTTGATTCTCAGCGGGAGCCACTTACTCCAAG CTCTCGGTTCAGCGAAATAcagaaaaaatggaaagaagAACTTGATGAAGAGCTTGAAAGGACCAGAG AACTCATGCGTCTAGCAGGTGCAAGTGCAGCTAAAACATCATCTCCAAAGGATCGGATGTTGAATCGCCACAGAGATCGATTAAGGTTTGCATCTCCTGGGAAATAA